aaaaaagaaacgacAATTTATCAAGTGTTCTAAGTGATATGTCACCATTGCCTTATGCGTTGGCAATCGAAATATATAAACCTATATTAAATCACCAATGTATTCGTTACACTAACTCACTGACCCTTTAACCTGAATATaaacaatactatgtatttCTGCGTGGTCTACTGCCATATGAGTTGTTGGTACCAACATTGGCTAGCACGAAGGAGTAGCTTCAACATTTTCATCTAcacattatacaaaaataatagctaGCTAAAATAACATACGTCTCGAGAAAGTGGGATCTTGTGCCATTATAccagtaaataacaatttaaacaattacccatcaattattatgtatataaataaattataatataaacacttacaataataaaatataaatataatttgaatttattcgaTACATAACTGGCAACACCTTGTGACCATATAAGGCATGATACAGATGTATACAAACATACTGTATCTCATTATCACCATATATAAACCCTCAAtacattgataattattttaataacaataataattatatttgataacgATCCCGactatatttgataaatatttataatatacatttaacaataaatatttagaggTAATTAGTTTTGTGGTCTGGTGCTGAAAGGTCCTAAgtacatttttaagtaaaacGGTACCCAAATATTTCCATTTGAAAAGAAGTCGTTttcgctatatattatttacaaaatagcagacaataataattaaataacaattacatcattaaaacaataacaaaatataaatttaattaatctatagatataataaaaccgctttatattaaatgcatacATATGCATCAATTCTATTCGTATTAAAGAAAGTAACGTTTATTGATAATAGAACTCTTAGCACCAAACCAATAAGTAATCAGTGTCTTCTTCTTTCTCATGACATATCAGTTATGACAGAAGGAGATAAATCGATGTTACGctgaacaatttaaaaataacttatactaTTAATCTGTTTAAAAACAATGGCTGAATATCGAACAGATGACCAGATACTTTTAGTTATATTCGATggaagtttaatttattaatttactcatatttaaaaaaaatagaatataattaaaatatcgaaaatataACACGTGATATTGGCAAGCTAACTTTACCATTTATTGATCAGTAGAACTATTCATTAAGAATTCACTTCGCACCTCACTCGTTATCGTGAAATTCGAAATGTGACAATTTAAacgttacaattattataaaaattagtcATAGTTGCTCTCTCACATTTCACGGTCGTTTTCTACGGTGATTTTCGAATTCGTTCTCACAAAATAGCTCTACAGATCATCTCTAAATACATAACAAAGCATgtacatcattaaaatataaaacaagtttTGGATTATTCAACCGTCCATCGCGTTAATGACATGAGATTTGATATTCTCGATTAAATATTCGGATGTCGCCACTGTCACCACCAGACAAACGTAACCACTGTAATGAACAGCTTTCAGAAACGCCCAAGTTTTATCACAAAACACAGCTAACGATAACAGATGTAAATAACTATGAGGATTCACGATCCTCCACACGCTCGTTGCGAAGAAAAACGTCCCAGACATAAAAGTACTTTCGCGTCTCGATACATCGTACTCGGACGAATTCTCCAATAAATTCTGATATAAATCTATGTATCTATTCCAAGCTAACGAAGACAGCACCATTTGACCCGAAAACAAGCCAATAACCTGGACTATCCTCTGTAGAGTTACTTTCGTTTTATACGATATACCTATTTCAGCTGTGTGGTCCCTTTCGATATCCTCACTTGAATTTATCTCTTTCAACTGATGATAAGGCAGCGTACTGACTGGAGTGTCTTTGTATCCTCGTCGAGGTGGGTTATTCTTCAAATAAACTAGTATACCTATCATCATAGCTGTAACACCTAACGAGTCACATATACCGTCGACCCAGTAGCCAATAGTTCCGACTTCTGACCTCTCACCTTTTATATGCTTTCTCTCTCTAGCGACGTGACCGTCCAAATCGTCTAAAAACATTCGAATTTGGAACAGTACAACGGCAACTCGACGAGCGGCAAGACTTTGAAAAGTCAACAGTTTCGCACCAACGCATGCTATGAATACGTGAAAGAGGGATATCATATTCGGTGTCAGAAATAGCATCTTCTCGGATATACCCAAACCTATATCAACAATCGCACATAGCGGTCCgtatatataatgattaatgtGGTCCACCATTAAAGCTTTGACCGTGGGGTGGCATAATGGGTTTATATGACAGGGTATCCACGTTACATCTTCATAATTCTGTTGCACTTTCAATGTACCGTGAGTTGATGTCTCTTGCGTTACATTGTCTGACTGTTCGAATATATCTATCTTATAATTCCTTATACGTAGAAATAGGAAAGTGTCCATGTAAATGCAATATATAACAactattataagtaaaaatgttaatattttactcGCTTGAGACGAAGGCCACatcattttgattatatatattatttttattatatagatagatttACGCATGCGGTGAATCCTCGGCTATCTTTAGCCTGAGGGCGTGTTGCAGTTGATCTTGTATATAATAAGGCTTCCA
This DNA window, taken from Vanessa cardui chromosome 26, ilVanCard2.1, whole genome shotgun sequence, encodes the following:
- the LOC124540705 gene encoding ceramide phosphoethanolamine synthase, translating into MRKSIYIIKIIYIIKMMWPSSQASKILTFLLIIVVIYCIYMDTFLFLRIRNYKIDIFEQSDNVTQETSTHGTLKVQQNYEDVTWIPCHINPLCHPTVKALMVDHINHYIYGPLCAIVDIGLGISEKMLFLTPNMISLFHVFIACVGAKLLTFQSLAARRVAVVLFQIRMFLDDLDGHVARERKHIKGERSEVGTIGYWVDGICDSLGVTAMMIGILVYLKNNPPRRGYKDTPVSTLPYHQLKEINSSEDIERDHTAEIGISYKTKVTLQRIVQVIGLFSGQMVLSSLAWNRYIDLYQNLLENSSEYDVSRRESTFMSGTFFFATSVWRIVNPHSYLHLLSLAVFCDKTWAFLKAVHYSGYVCLVVTVATSEYLIENIKSHVINAMDG